The genomic stretch AACTTGATGTGAAGTCAACTTTCTTGAATGGACAATTAAAAGAAGAGGTGTATGTGCAACAACCTCAAGGCTTTGTGACTAAAGGCCAGGAGGAAAAAGTTTACAAGTTAAAGAAAGCTCTCTATGGGTTGAAATAAGTCCCTAGAGAGTGGTATAGTGAAATTGACAACTACTTCATCCGGCAAGAATTTCAAAGATGTCAAAGTGAGCCTACCTTGTATGTGAAGCATCAAGGTAAAGATGATATCCTTCTTGTTGCCCTTTATGTTGACGATTTGGTGTATACGGGTAACAACAAGAAAatgattgaaaattttaaaatacaAATGATGAAAAAAATATGAGATGAGTGATCTTGGCTTGTTGCATCATTTTCTTGGTATTGAGGTTTACCAAGATGAATATGGAGTTTTTATTTGTCAAAAGAGATGCACCGAATATATTTTGAAAAAGTTTGGCATGTATGGTAGCAAACCTATTGATATTCCTTTAGTGGTGAATGAAAATTTAAAGAAGGAAGATGGTGGAAGATTAGTAGATGCAAGCATGTATAGAATTTTGGTTGGAAGTTTGTTTTATCTTACAGCTTCAAGGCCCGATTTAATGGTTGTTGCTAGTTTACTCTCAAGATTCGTGAGTAAACCAAGTCATTTACATCTCAGAGTAGAAAAAAGAGTTCTAAGGTATGTCATGGGAACCATGGAGCATGGAATCAGATTTGAGAAGAATTCTAAACTTGAAGCTAAATGCTATTGTGATAGTGATTGGGCCAGAAGTGTTGATGATATGAAGAGCACTTCAGGTTATCTATTCAACCTTGGTTCGGGTGTGATCTCTTGGTGCTCAAAGAAGCAAGATACTGTGGCACAATCTTCAGCTGAAGCTGAGTATTTAGCAGTTGGTTTGGCTACACAACAATCACTTTGGTTGAGAAGAATATTAGAAGATATTGGAGAGAAACAAGAGGAAAGTCTACAACTTCATTGTGATAACAAATCATCTATTGCCATGGCAAAGAATCCTATTTTTCATAGTCGGACCAGACACATTAACTAAAAGCATCACTTCATTCGAAGTGTGATTGAAGAAGGAGATGTGCAGTTAGCTTTATGCAGTTCACAAGAGCAGCTTGCAGACATTTTTACTAAAGCACTACCTAGAGGAAAATTTCAACAACCTAGAGAAGCAATGGGAGTTAAAGAGAAACACATTAAGGGGAGTGTTAAAAGTAATGTGTTGTAACCACCACTATCTTTAGTATGCATAATGAGAGAATTGTAACCATCACATTATAATAATTGTCTTTATTTAGATTTATGGTAGAGTTGTATCATTAAGATTGAGAGAACCAAAAAGTTCTCATCTTGATTACCAACTTATTGTCTCCTATGTCAGTTTTCTTTAAGTCTATATAAAAGTGAGTGTGTGGTGGATTCAATAAGATAAGAGTATTAAacaaatatatattttttcttaCTCTAAATTCTATAACAATATAATTTATCATATAACACCTCTAGAATACCACCAATAATGTGGTATCAGAGCTGTAGAAAACAAAATGGCTTCCACAAGCAACTCTTCTACAGTTTATAGCAATGTTAAAGTTCCTTTGTTTGAAGGAGAAAATTATGATTTTTGGGCTGTTAAAATGGAGACTTTATTCACCTCTTTGGATGTCTTGGAGTTCGTCCGAAATGGGTATGAAGAACCAGCACCAACAGAGGCTGAAGAATCAAGCCAACGActtgaagaattgaagaagaaaaagaagatcacAGATGCTGGAGTTCTCTGGATGATTCAAAGAGCAATCACTATATCCATTTTCCCAAGGATTATGAGAGCAAAAACATCAGAGGAAGCATGGAATATTCTACAACAAGAGTTTGAAGAAGACTCAAAGGTGAGAACTGTGAAACTTCAATCTCTTAAGAGAGACTATGAAAATGAAAAAGTGAAAGAGAATGAGAGTTTGAATGAATACTTTAATAGACTCTCTGaattggtgaatcaaatgaagTCACATGGAGATACAATAGATGATCGCATAATTGTTGATAAAATTCTGATTAGTTTGACAGAAAAATTTGATCCTATGGTGGTTGTTATAGAAGAAACTAAGGACCTATGAATTATGTCTCTTCAAGGGTTGATGTGGTCTTTGAGGTCCTACGAACAAAGGTTGTTACGTCACTCTGAAAAATCAGTTGAGAGTGCCTTTCAATCTAAACTCAACATTCAGCCCAACAATGGTGAAAATAAGCCCCCAATACAAAATAGAGGTGAGTCTTCTAGAGGTGGTAGATTTGGAAAAGGCATGGGAAGAGGAAGAAAATTTCAACAACCTAGAGAAGCAATGGGAGTTAAAGAGAAACACATTAAGGGGAGTGTTAAAATTAATGTGTTGTAACCACCACTATCTTTAGTATGCATTATGAGAGAATTGTAACCATCACATTATAATAATTGTCTTTATTTAGATTTATGGAAGAGTCGTATCATTAAGATTGAGAGAACCAAAAAGTCATCATCTTGATTACCAACTTATTGTCTCCTACATCAATTTCCTTTAAGCTTATATAAAAGTGAGTGTATGGTGAATTCAATAAGATAAGAgtattaatatatatatatatatatatatatatatatatatatatatatatatatatatatatatatatatatatatatatatatatatatatatatatatatatatatatatatatatatatatatatatatatatatatatatatatatatatatatatatatattttcttaCTCTAAATTCTGCAACAATATAATTTATCATATAACACCTCTAGAATACCACCAACACTTTTGTTAAGAATTCCTTTGAACCTCCTGGCCTAGCGCCACTTCCAATTACTAGCATCGATGAAGCTTGAAGAATCATCATGCAAGGAAGAGTTTTCCCAATTGAATTCTCTTCGATTCACAATTGAATTCTCTTTGATCGGCTTAAGAAGAACGTGAAATAAAGTTAAGGTTTTCAAAATAACACTATGATTTGGAGGATCCTTCAGAACAAAGATTTTGAAAGCTCGTGATAATAGCTACCTTGGAGCGACAATAGAGATCATGGTGGTTCAACACACCTTCGAACTTCCAGGGGTGTAAGAATACAAACGCACATTTCATGTCAACTTGAGAGACCAAGATTGTTGGGCACGTGTCGATCTGAACATCCATTGGAATGAGATTATATATTTGCAGAACATGGTCGCAAAAGGAATAAATAGAAAATAATGAGGATGAATTTTAATGTTGTCTACTCAATAAGATATTGTCAATGATGACATGCTTACTATGATTGGTTGCGATATACGTTATTACCAATACCGACTCGCACGGAATGAGGAATCTTTTCTAAAGGACAGAGTCACGAGGGTTCTCACACCCAAAACGAATAATACATCGTAGCTGCAGTGACATAGACTTAAAGTAGGCCTGAACATAGGCGCTAGAAGGAAGGGCGAAAGTATGGTAGCATTTGTTCACACACTGGGGGAGAATGCTTAATATGGGGAGGGGGAACCCTCGTTGTTCGCCTATGCATGGTCGGTTACTCGTGGATACCATTTGTTGACCATATGTATTTTAGCAAAGAAGGGGTGACTTCTTAAGGGGTTAGTGCAACCATAGAATATTTTTAAGGGCGATTAATGAATCGTCACAATCCATAGTTTATGGTGGTTAGGCTGGAACTGTCACATCCCGTGTATttctttttaaaataaattaaagtGCGGTTGTGAAAAACCGTAGTAGGAACTATCCTAATACACTTAAGATGACGGTTTTCAGTGAATCGTAATACACATAGGTGTGTCTTAGAAACCGCCGTAATACACATAAATTTGTCGCAAAATGACATTTTTTTCATGTAGTGAGGTAGTGATGTTTTAGATGTGTATTTTCTAGATACAGGGAGGATGTGAAGGAGAGTTAGGAGATTTTTCTTATGGCTTTTTGTGGTGTAATTATGTGATGGAATGCGATAGTATTATTGATGAATATATAGACTATTTTGTGTGAAATTGTACGTGAAGTAGAGGGAATATGGTATTGTGTATAAAAATTTGTGACTTGGTCCATCCCATTTATATTAGAAAATTAAGTTAAATATTAATTGACAAATTAAAAGGGAATCACGAAATCAATATCAAAAATCAATGCTAATAATTTCTAACCAAAATAATGCAATTTTATGATTTTGTGCAAGAAGAAAAGATATTTGACTTTTAGTGATTTCTAATTtaaaaagtttccaaaaaagtaaaaacaaaattaaaaaataacaaaaacaaaaattaatatttaaaactcaaaaaattaaaattagcttcttttgacttttttgaccttatttttaaaataataataataataataataataataataataataataataataataacaaattgataataataataataataataataacaataataataaataatcaaacaatattaatgataatgataaaataataataacaaagaTTTTTTAGGctttttttataataataataataataataaactatTAATATTGATAATAAtgataaaatcataaaaatgagTATCATAAAAGTGTGTATTTTAGAAAAAAtgagaaattaaaaataaaaaaaaaactttgGTAAGATTTGAACCGAATACTTTATGTATGAAGTTGTTCTCTCACTACCAACGGAGTTATTTGAATCATCCAAAGTAAAAGGCTTCTAAAAATATAAAAAGGTACTCGGGCAAAATTTGGAATATGACAGTGTGGTCGTGGTGTTGGAGACGACATCGGTCTGAGAGTGTGGTTTGGTACATCTAGAAAAAGTACCTAACATGTGTAAAACGAAATGATTGAAGATTTTGAGAGGAAGTTGGAAAGTGAAAAGAAAGAACT from Lathyrus oleraceus cultivar Zhongwan6 chromosome 7, CAAS_Psat_ZW6_1.0, whole genome shotgun sequence encodes the following:
- the LOC127104234 gene encoding secreted RxLR effector protein 161-like, with amino-acid sequence MSDLGLLHHFLGIEVYQDEYGVFICQKRCTEYILKKFGMYGSKPIDIPLVVNENLKKEDGGRLVDASMYRILVGSLFYLTASRPDLMVVASLLSRFVSKPSHLHLRVEKRVLRYVMGTMEHGIRFEKNSKLEAKCYCDSDWARSVDDMKSTSGYLFNLGSGVISWCSKKQDTVAQSSAEAEYLAVGLATQQSLWLRRILEDIGEKQEESLQLHCDNKSSIAMAKNPIFHSRTRHIN